A single Bosea sp. PAMC 26642 DNA region contains:
- a CDS encoding response regulator transcription factor, whose protein sequence is MRLLVVEDDKDLNRQIVTALENAGYAVDKAFDGEEGLYLGETEPYDAVILDLGLPKVDGVAVLQGWRRVGKSMPVLILTARDRWSDKVSGFDAGADDYVVKPFHIEELLARVRALLRRAAGHATSELICGPVRLDTRASRVVVDGNPVKLTSHEYRLLAYLMHHQGRVVSRTELVEHLYDQDFDRDSNTIEVFVGRLRKKLGVDIIETIRGLGYIAAAPEKV, encoded by the coding sequence GTGAGACTGCTCGTCGTCGAGGACGACAAGGACCTGAACCGCCAGATCGTCACCGCGCTGGAGAATGCCGGCTATGCCGTCGACAAGGCGTTCGACGGCGAGGAAGGGCTGTATCTCGGCGAGACCGAGCCCTACGACGCCGTCATCCTCGATCTCGGCCTGCCCAAGGTTGACGGCGTCGCCGTTCTGCAGGGCTGGCGTCGGGTCGGGAAATCGATGCCCGTGCTGATCCTGACGGCGCGCGACCGCTGGAGCGACAAGGTCTCGGGGTTCGACGCGGGCGCCGACGACTATGTCGTCAAACCGTTCCATATCGAGGAACTGCTGGCGCGCGTGCGGGCCTTGCTGCGCCGCGCGGCGGGACATGCCACCTCGGAACTGATCTGCGGCCCGGTCCGCCTCGATACGCGTGCGAGCCGCGTCGTCGTCGACGGCAATCCGGTCAAGCTCACCTCGCACGAATACCGCCTGCTCGCCTATCTGATGCACCATCAGGGCAGGGTGGTCTCACGCACCGAACTGGTCGAGCATCTCTACGACCAGGATTTCGACCGCGATTCCAACACGATCGAGGTCTTCGTCGGCCGCCTGCGCAAGAAGCTAGGCGTCGACATCATCGAGACCATCCGTGGTCTGGGTTACATCGCCGCGGCCCCCGAGAAGGTCTGA
- a CDS encoding sensor histidine kinase — protein sequence MPFRSHRYSLGARLFISAAICCALVLILAGFGLTTFYRRSAERGFDERLSVYIKELVADLAAPPETERQAIGDLGEPRFDLPLSGWYWQIMRLDGERPSVRASRSLVGGQLPKLLDQEIAPNARGLRESYISGPDDRSLRILEREIDVGEDGRFTVAVAAPTDEIDGDIRDFRFALTMTFLLLGLALVASTIIQVRFGLRPLVRLGAAVGMVRTGETPRIVGKYPPDLAPLAGELNQLIDANREILERARTQVGNLAHALKTPLSVMLNEAEAGTGDGQLPQTVKAQAAVMRDQVQYYLDRARAAALSGALGGVTEVVPSLDALIRTFTKISQERGIVGTHLVPQGVKFRGEQQDFEEMLGNLLDNAFKWARSRVEVGFVPAAETSEGRFVLLIDDDGPGLPDDAMAVVLKRGRRLDETTPGSGLGLSIVQDLARLYGGEVMLQPSPLGGLRARLVLPSV from the coding sequence ATGCCGTTCCGGTCGCATCGCTATTCGCTCGGCGCGCGGCTGTTCATCTCGGCAGCGATCTGCTGCGCGCTGGTGCTGATCCTCGCCGGCTTCGGCCTGACGACATTCTACCGCCGCTCGGCCGAGCGCGGTTTCGACGAGCGCCTCAGCGTCTACATCAAGGAACTCGTCGCCGATCTCGCCGCCCCGCCCGAGACCGAGCGCCAGGCGATCGGCGACCTCGGCGAGCCACGTTTCGACCTGCCGCTGTCGGGCTGGTACTGGCAGATCATGCGTCTGGACGGCGAGCGGCCGAGCGTGCGCGCGTCGCGCTCGCTGGTCGGCGGGCAGCTGCCGAAGCTGCTCGACCAGGAGATTGCGCCGAACGCGCGCGGCCTGCGGGAAAGCTACATCTCCGGCCCCGACGACCGCTCTCTACGGATTCTCGAACGCGAGATCGACGTCGGTGAGGACGGCCGGTTCACCGTCGCGGTCGCGGCTCCGACCGACGAGATCGATGGGGACATCCGCGATTTCCGCTTCGCCCTGACCATGACGTTTTTGCTTCTGGGGCTGGCGCTCGTCGCCTCCACCATCATCCAGGTCCGCTTCGGTCTGCGACCGCTCGTGCGGCTCGGCGCCGCCGTAGGCATGGTGCGCACTGGCGAGACGCCGCGCATCGTCGGGAAGTACCCGCCCGATCTCGCTCCGCTGGCCGGCGAACTCAACCAGCTCATCGACGCCAACCGCGAGATCCTGGAGCGCGCCCGCACGCAGGTCGGCAATCTCGCCCACGCGCTCAAGACGCCGCTCAGCGTGATGCTGAACGAGGCCGAGGCCGGCACGGGGGATGGCCAACTGCCGCAAACGGTGAAGGCCCAAGCCGCAGTGATGCGCGATCAGGTCCAGTATTATCTTGATCGGGCCCGCGCCGCGGCCTTGTCGGGCGCGCTCGGCGGCGTCACCGAGGTCGTGCCCTCGCTCGACGCACTGATCCGGACCTTCACCAAGATATCACAGGAGCGCGGCATCGTCGGCACGCATCTCGTGCCGCAGGGCGTGAAGTTTCGCGGCGAGCAGCAGGATTTCGAGGAGATGCTCGGCAACCTGCTCGACAACGCCTTCAAATGGGCGCGTTCGCGGGTCGAGGTCGGGTTTGTGCCCGCAGCCGAGACGAGCGAAGGGCGTTTCGTTCTCCTGATCGACGATGACGGGCCGGGATTGCCCGACGACGCCATGGCTGTCGTCCTCAAGCGCGGCCGCAGGCTGGACGAGACCACGCCGGGCTCCGGCCTCGGACTTTCCATCGTGCAGGATCTCGCCAGGCTCTATGGCGGCGAGGTCATGCTGCAGCCGTCGCCGCTGGGGGGGCTCAGGGCGCGCCTCGTGCTGCCCTCGGTGTGA
- the ccmI gene encoding c-type cytochrome biogenesis protein CcmI has product MLIWIIFAAMTGAAVFALLWPLGRRHPGAFADTADATSLYRAQLGEIDRDLDRKLIGPADADAARAEAARRLLRAAGTEDGPTGETESSLRRRRASSALALSCVPLLALLTYGAFGSPDAPDQPLAARLQSDPSRQDFEVALARIETHLAANPDDARGWSVLAPIYLRQGRYEEAVRAFSAILRQNGQDSDALAGLGEAQTLVAGGVVTVIARENFAEAVRRDAGNARARYFLAVAKEQDGDAPGAIAALRDLLKDAPADAGWAEAVRQRLQALEADDAGRAIAGLPAPDQQAAIRGMVAGLAERLKQSGGDLEDWMRLIRSQTVLGEAQAAREAVSTARRRLAPDVNAIARIDTLAAELGLGATAP; this is encoded by the coding sequence ATGCTGATCTGGATCATCTTCGCGGCCATGACCGGAGCGGCGGTTTTCGCGCTGCTCTGGCCTTTGGGGCGCAGGCATCCCGGCGCCTTCGCCGATACGGCCGATGCGACCAGCCTGTACCGCGCCCAATTGGGCGAGATCGATCGCGACCTCGACCGCAAGTTGATCGGACCCGCCGATGCCGACGCGGCCAGGGCCGAGGCTGCACGCCGCCTGTTGCGGGCGGCCGGCACCGAGGATGGCCCGACCGGGGAGACGGAATCTTCGCTGCGCCGCCGGCGGGCCAGCTCGGCGCTGGCCCTGTCCTGCGTGCCGTTGCTGGCGCTGCTGACCTATGGCGCCTTCGGATCGCCCGACGCGCCCGACCAGCCGCTCGCGGCGCGCCTGCAGAGCGACCCCTCCCGGCAGGATTTCGAGGTCGCGCTCGCCCGCATCGAGACCCATCTCGCCGCCAATCCCGACGATGCGCGCGGCTGGTCGGTTCTCGCACCGATCTATCTCCGGCAGGGTCGCTATGAAGAGGCGGTCCGGGCCTTTTCGGCGATCCTGCGCCAGAATGGACAGGATTCCGATGCGCTGGCCGGGCTCGGCGAGGCGCAGACGCTGGTCGCAGGAGGCGTCGTGACCGTTATTGCGCGCGAAAACTTCGCCGAGGCAGTCAGGCGGGATGCCGGTAATGCGCGCGCGCGCTACTTCCTCGCCGTCGCCAAGGAGCAGGACGGCGATGCCCCCGGCGCGATCGCGGCGCTGCGCGACCTGCTCAAGGATGCGCCGGCAGATGCCGGCTGGGCGGAGGCTGTCCGCCAGCGTCTGCAGGCGCTCGAGGCTGACGATGCCGGACGGGCGATCGCCGGCTTGCCCGCCCCCGACCAGCAGGCGGCGATCCGCGGCATGGTCGCAGGACTCGCGGAACGCCTGAAACAGAGTGGTGGAGATCTGGAGGACTGGATGCGGCTGATCCGTTCGCAGACGGTGCTGGGCGAGGCGCAGGCCGCACGCGAGGCCGTTTCGACCGCACGCCGGCGCCTCGCACCGGACGTGAATGCAATCGCCCGGATCGATACGCTGGCCGCCGAACTCGGCCTCGGGGCGACCGCGCCATGA